One Hevea brasiliensis isolate MT/VB/25A 57/8 chromosome 5, ASM3005281v1, whole genome shotgun sequence genomic region harbors:
- the LOC131180054 gene encoding uncharacterized mitochondrial protein AtMg00810-like — protein sequence MDLLLTQTKYIEDLLHKANMTTCKSLSTPATPNENLQATGAKSAPDITLYRTIVGALQYLNITRPDIAFSVHKASQYVHSPKMQHWVTVKHILHYLKGTQRYGLLLTPSSNLDIHAYSDADWASNLNDRKSISGYAIFMGSNLISWQSKKQPRVACSSAEADETHNSNLTWLDLQGSDRVYLV from the coding sequence ATGGATTTATTACTTACACAGACAAAGTACATTGAGGATTTGTTACACAAAGCCAATATGACCACATGCAAAAGCTTATCTACACCAGCCACACCGAATGAGAATTTACAAGCAACTGGTGCTAAATCTGCACCTGATATCACTCTCTACCGCACCATAGTTGGTGCTTTGCAATATTTGAATATCACCAGACCCGACATTGCCTTCTCGGTCCACAAAGCTTCTCAATATGTTCATTCTCCCAAAATGCAACATTGGGTTACAGTAAAACATATTTTACATTATTTGAAGGGTACACAACGGTATGGGTTGCTCCTTACTCCTTCTTCTAATCTTGATATTCATGCTTACAGTGATGCGGATTGGGCATCCAATCTGAATGATAGAAAATCAATAAGTGGCTATGCGATATTTATGGGGAGTAATCTAATTTCATGGCAGTCTAAGAAACAACCTAGAGTAGCGTGTTCATCTGCCGAAGCGgatgagactcacaattctaaTCTCACCTGGTTAGATTTGCAGGGCAGTGATAGAGTATATCTCGTGTAG